In one window of Dermochelys coriacea isolate rDerCor1 chromosome 3, rDerCor1.pri.v4, whole genome shotgun sequence DNA:
- the SMIM8 gene encoding small integral membrane protein 8 translates to MPLVSWLRPGWAREPGGGGKAGRRAGRRQAPERPEAPRRRRRGNNSSLIKMSSAPEPPNIKKEAPKEKDSRIPGLRGVRTTTLFRAVNPELFIKPNKPVMAFGLITVTLCVAYIGYLHATQENKKDLYEAVDSEGARYMRRKTSKWD, encoded by the exons ATGCCCCTGGTCTCGTGGCTCCGGCCGGGCTGGGCCCGcgagccggggggcgggggaaaggcgGGACGCCGGGCGGGGCGGCGCCAGGCTCCCGAGCGGCCGGAGGCTCCTCGGCGGCGGCGGCGAG gTAACAATTCATCATTAATCAAGATGTCCTCAGCACCTGAGCccccaaacattaaaaaagaagCACCCAAAGAGAAAGACAGTCGAATTCCAGGACTCAGGGGTGTTCGTACAACCACCCTGTTCCGAGCTGTGAATCCAGAGCTTTTCATTAAACCT AACAAACCTGTTATGGCCTTTGGACTCATAACAGTTACCCTGTGTGTGGCCTACATTGGTTATTTGCATGCAACACAAGAGAATAAAAAGGATCTCTATGAAGCTGTTGACAGTGAAGGAGCCAGGTATATGAGGAGGAAGACTTCCAAGTGGGATTAA